A stretch of the Sulfurospirillum sp. UCH001 genome encodes the following:
- a CDS encoding LysR family transcriptional regulator yields MDSNLLKVFVAVAKQKSISLAAQTLGFTQSNVTLRIKQLEKTLGYDLFHRVPKGVILTEAGVTLLPMAEEIVQKVENAIIQMKNSTHQRLLRIGTSQANATIRLLPFIEKLQQDFPDIHFELYANGTPLVLEQLLNYKLDIAFITGDPEHKDIMVLNQFDDDLYMIEPKNRAYPNTLIGYREKSTHFDFLKAYEEAEGNTHYKTMILENYEVMLGCVKAGMGKAYLSKKIIDKFGYEKSLKLTKLPQNACDVTCLVCRKDNVPFIAEYLKALS; encoded by the coding sequence ATGGATTCAAATCTTCTCAAAGTGTTTGTGGCTGTCGCCAAACAAAAAAGCATCTCTCTTGCGGCACAAACGCTTGGTTTTACGCAATCCAACGTCACACTTCGCATCAAACAGTTGGAAAAAACACTGGGGTATGACCTCTTTCATCGTGTGCCAAAAGGGGTCATCCTCACAGAAGCAGGTGTTACGCTTTTACCGATGGCTGAGGAAATTGTTCAAAAAGTTGAAAATGCCATCATCCAGATGAAAAACAGTACGCATCAACGCCTTCTTCGCATAGGAACCAGTCAAGCCAATGCGACCATTCGTTTGTTGCCTTTTATCGAGAAGCTGCAACAGGACTTTCCTGACATCCACTTTGAACTTTATGCCAACGGCACACCGCTTGTGCTTGAACAGCTTTTAAACTACAAGCTAGACATCGCGTTTATCACGGGTGATCCAGAGCACAAAGACATTATGGTGCTTAATCAATTCGATGATGACTTATATATGATAGAGCCCAAAAATAGGGCATACCCGAACACGCTCATTGGGTATAGAGAAAAAAGTACCCATTTTGACTTTCTTAAAGCTTATGAGGAAGCAGAGGGCAATACCCACTATAAAACGATGATACTCGAAAACTATGAAGTGATGCTTGGATGTGTAAAAGCGGGGATGGGCAAAGCCTATCTCTCAAAAAAAATCATTGATAAATTTGGCTATGAGAAAAGTTTAAAGCTCACAAAATTGCCTCAAAATGCGTGTGATGTGACGTGCTTGGTGTGTAGAAAAGATAATGTGCCCTTCATCGCGGAGTATTTAAAGGCACTCTCCTAA
- a CDS encoding substrate-binding domain-containing protein, with protein sequence MLSKVLITTLALCSFMFGAECTERYGKGSLEIKLATGSPGELGLVKVLAEEFAKSNDITLCWIKAGSGESLSLLKNKDVDLIMVHAPKGEKEAVKEGWASDDRSLIGSNEFYITGPKNDPALIKDSTSVVEAYSRIAAKKALFYTRADNSGTHKKELEIWKKANITPEGNWYTINKDFMLATLKKADTTGAYFMTDSSTWVAAKKELKNQSILFRGDIFLVNTYNALKQNGLDTPQKNISAKFIDFVAKGEGQNIIRSFGKELYGEAIYNDAAYAKKYDR encoded by the coding sequence ATGCTTTCAAAAGTTCTTATTACAACGCTTGCTTTATGTAGCTTCATGTTTGGTGCGGAATGTACTGAACGATATGGTAAAGGTTCATTGGAAATCAAACTTGCTACAGGAAGCCCTGGTGAATTAGGTCTTGTTAAAGTCTTAGCCGAAGAGTTTGCAAAATCAAACGACATAACACTCTGCTGGATTAAAGCAGGATCAGGCGAATCCCTTTCGTTGCTTAAAAACAAAGACGTAGATCTCATCATGGTGCATGCGCCTAAAGGCGAAAAAGAAGCTGTTAAAGAAGGATGGGCAAGTGATGATAGATCTCTTATTGGCTCAAATGAGTTTTACATTACAGGTCCTAAAAACGACCCTGCATTGATTAAAGATTCAACCAGTGTGGTAGAAGCTTATTCACGCATTGCTGCAAAAAAAGCACTCTTTTACACAAGAGCCGACAACTCTGGAACGCATAAAAAAGAGCTTGAAATTTGGAAAAAAGCGAACATTACACCTGAAGGTAACTGGTATACTATCAATAAAGACTTCATGCTTGCAACTCTTAAAAAAGCAGACACGACAGGTGCTTACTTTATGACAGACAGCAGTACATGGGTAGCGGCAAAAAAAGAACTTAAAAACCAAAGTATCCTTTTTAGAGGAGATATCTTCTTGGTCAATACCTACAATGCCCTTAAACAAAATGGTTTAGATACACCTCAAAAAAATATCAGCGCTAAATTCATTGACTTTGTGGCTAAAGGTGAAGGTCAAAACATCATTCGAAGCTTTGGAAAAGAACTTTATGGCGAAGCTATTTATAACGACGCAGCATACGCTAAAAAGTACGACAGATAA
- a CDS encoding glutamate synthase subunit beta codes for MRSYKTIAKAYPRKRPADERVEDYYPIYHNFEESEAKAQASRCLQCPIDLLRGLESEFKFCRTGCPLNNNIPRWLKKTYENDYLSAFELSNARSPFPEILGRVCPKKGLCESSCTLEKTEYHAVSIGNVEVFLNEKAYEQGAIPDYGQKEGRKFKVAVVGSGPASLSCATFLLRSNIEVEMFERENRVGGLLMYGIPNFKLPKSVILRRLEWMKAAGMKVHLNTEVGKDITMSELQEKFDAIFLGLGVPKGRSADMENEDATGVYQVMTLLTQTQKNLFDHALQKSILRNKHVVVIGGGDSAMDALRTAIRHKAKSVTCVYRRDEKSMPGSPAEVVNAKEEGVQFLFNALPKKALVDDEHRVIGLEILETYMDENKKLQTKPHSVKTIPADSIILALGFEAKHFSFYDELNLSVGRSNTLIVDENKETSHPFVFAGGDVVRGANLVVNAALDGRNAAVAIARKLGVVEDQKLYM; via the coding sequence ATGAGAAGCTATAAGACCATCGCAAAAGCTTATCCAAGAAAACGCCCTGCAGATGAGCGTGTTGAGGATTATTACCCTATTTATCATAATTTTGAAGAGAGTGAAGCAAAAGCACAAGCCAGTCGTTGTCTTCAGTGTCCTATTGATCTTCTCCGAGGTCTTGAAAGTGAGTTTAAGTTCTGCCGTACAGGCTGCCCTTTAAACAATAACATTCCAAGATGGCTCAAAAAAACGTATGAAAACGACTATTTAAGCGCGTTTGAACTTTCCAATGCACGCTCCCCTTTCCCTGAAATTTTGGGTCGTGTATGCCCTAAAAAAGGACTTTGTGAGAGTTCATGTACCTTAGAAAAAACCGAGTATCATGCTGTTTCTATCGGCAATGTTGAAGTCTTTTTAAATGAAAAAGCGTATGAGCAAGGCGCTATTCCTGATTATGGTCAAAAAGAGGGACGAAAATTTAAAGTGGCTGTAGTAGGTAGTGGACCTGCAAGCCTTAGCTGTGCAACATTTTTACTACGCTCCAACATTGAAGTCGAAATGTTTGAGAGAGAAAACCGTGTCGGTGGACTTTTGATGTATGGTATTCCTAACTTCAAACTTCCAAAAAGTGTCATCTTACGACGCCTTGAGTGGATGAAAGCTGCTGGTATGAAAGTACATCTTAACACCGAAGTGGGTAAAGACATCACGATGTCCGAACTGCAAGAGAAATTTGATGCTATCTTTTTAGGTCTTGGTGTACCAAAAGGTCGCAGTGCTGATATGGAAAATGAAGATGCAACGGGTGTGTATCAGGTCATGACGTTGCTAACGCAAACTCAAAAAAACCTTTTTGACCATGCACTTCAAAAGTCTATTTTACGCAACAAACACGTTGTGGTTATCGGTGGCGGTGACTCTGCGATGGATGCCCTTCGTACAGCGATTCGTCATAAAGCAAAAAGTGTTACTTGTGTCTATAGACGCGATGAAAAAAGTATGCCAGGAAGCCCTGCTGAAGTTGTGAATGCAAAAGAAGAAGGTGTACAGTTTCTCTTTAACGCACTGCCTAAAAAAGCGCTTGTTGATGACGAACACCGTGTCATTGGACTTGAAATCTTAGAAACCTATATGGATGAAAACAAAAAGCTACAAACCAAGCCACATAGCGTTAAAACCATTCCTGCCGATAGTATCATCCTAGCTCTTGGGTTTGAAGCAAAACATTTTAGCTTTTACGATGAACTAAATCTCTCCGTGGGGCGTTCAAATACACTTATCGTTGATGAAAACAAAGAGACCTCTCACCCATTTGTTTTCGCAGGTGGAGACGTTGTACGAGGTGCAAACCTTGTCGTCAACGCAGCACTTGATGGAAGAAATGCTGCTGTAGCGATTGCACGAAAACTGGGCGTTGTGGAAGACCAGAAGCTTTATATGTAA
- the hypA gene encoding hydrogenase maturation nickel metallochaperone HypA, with protein MHEYSIVASLIDVCEKEAKKHHAKAIKRLEVSIGRLSGIEIHFLEQCFNTFKEETICHDATLAINVCEVVLQCASCHEKSVVKENHFICPKCHSEDVKMIGGQELHIKSIEIIEDER; from the coding sequence ATGCATGAGTACTCCATCGTCGCGTCACTCATTGATGTGTGTGAAAAAGAGGCGAAAAAGCATCATGCAAAAGCTATCAAACGTCTTGAAGTAAGCATTGGAAGACTCAGTGGCATTGAAATTCATTTTTTAGAACAGTGTTTTAACACGTTCAAAGAAGAGACCATTTGTCATGATGCTACCTTAGCTATCAATGTGTGTGAGGTCGTGCTTCAGTGCGCCTCATGTCATGAAAAAAGTGTTGTAAAAGAGAACCATTTTATCTGCCCAAAATGTCACAGTGAAGATGTCAAGATGATTGGTGGGCAAGAGTTACATATCAAAAGCATAGAGATCATAGAGGATGAAAGATGA
- a CDS encoding 4Fe-4S dicluster domain-containing protein encodes MRNHFIFADSTKCVGCLSCELACAAAYAGISFEEAYTTKLPLISRNRVVKIDGKTAPLQCMHCESPSCLALCPHGVIEKMDDFIKIHEEACVGCSCCSLVCPYGAITMRQQEERRVAVKCNLCFNRVEGPACIRVCTTSAISVVDYDEYTKLMAQKG; translated from the coding sequence ATGCGAAACCATTTTATATTTGCAGACAGTACCAAATGTGTCGGATGTTTAAGTTGTGAGTTAGCCTGTGCTGCGGCATACGCAGGCATTAGCTTTGAAGAGGCCTATACCACAAAGTTACCGCTTATTTCGCGTAACCGTGTTGTTAAGATTGATGGAAAAACTGCTCCACTTCAATGTATGCACTGTGAGTCGCCTTCATGTTTAGCACTCTGCCCGCATGGCGTCATTGAGAAGATGGACGATTTTATCAAGATTCATGAAGAGGCATGTGTGGGGTGCAGTTGTTGTTCACTCGTATGCCCGTATGGTGCAATCACCATGAGGCAACAAGAAGAGCGAAGAGTAGCCGTAAAATGCAATCTTTGTTTTAATCGTGTTGAAGGACCTGCGTGTATTCGAGTCTGTACGACCAGTGCTATTTCAGTCGTGGACTATGATGAATACACTAAGCTTATGGCACAAAAAGGCTAG
- a CDS encoding nickel-dependent hydrogenase large subunit, producing MDKTKVILGPFDVALEEPVYFKIEPNDDGKTIKSVDMINGFVHRGIESIVLQRNFLQNLIITEKVCALCSNNHPFTYCMAVEKIAGLQLPERAKYLRVVADEIKRIASHLFNLGMLAHLIHNKSLMTKLLETREDFQDLKEAIWGNRMDLSANTIGGVKFDLDAILIASIREVLHKNKSKIEAFIALFETDATLIARIGGVGVLRYEDALKLGVVGPVARASGVNNDVRKRSPYAAYDKLSFDVVLQKDGDVLSRAKVRLYEILESMKLLHQALDMLPKGDVVLPTRSLIPEGEAISRSEAPRGELVYYLKTNGSQKPERMKWRVPTYMNWEALKVMMPNNSIDDVALIFNSIDPCISCTER from the coding sequence ATGGATAAAACAAAAGTGATTTTAGGACCTTTTGACGTAGCACTTGAAGAGCCTGTTTATTTTAAAATAGAACCAAATGATGATGGTAAAACCATTAAAAGCGTCGATATGATCAATGGTTTTGTGCATCGTGGTATCGAGTCTATTGTGCTTCAAAGAAACTTTTTACAAAATCTTATCATTACTGAAAAAGTGTGTGCGCTCTGCTCTAACAACCACCCTTTTACCTACTGTATGGCAGTAGAGAAAATCGCTGGACTTCAGTTACCTGAGCGTGCAAAATACCTTCGAGTCGTTGCTGATGAGATCAAACGCATTGCAAGCCATCTCTTTAACCTTGGTATGTTAGCGCATCTCATTCACAATAAATCTCTGATGACCAAGCTTTTAGAAACCAGAGAAGATTTTCAAGACCTTAAAGAGGCCATTTGGGGAAACCGAATGGATCTAAGTGCCAATACCATCGGCGGAGTCAAGTTTGACCTTGATGCAATCCTGATTGCATCTATCAGAGAAGTTCTACATAAAAATAAAAGCAAAATTGAAGCCTTTATCGCTCTTTTTGAAACCGATGCTACACTGATCGCTCGCATTGGAGGCGTGGGAGTGCTACGTTATGAAGATGCTCTAAAATTAGGCGTTGTAGGACCAGTTGCACGTGCAAGCGGTGTTAACAATGATGTGCGAAAACGTTCTCCATACGCCGCTTATGACAAACTTTCATTTGATGTAGTACTTCAAAAAGATGGCGATGTGCTTTCTCGTGCGAAAGTAAGGCTTTATGAAATTTTAGAGTCAATGAAACTCCTTCATCAAGCATTAGATATGCTACCAAAGGGGGATGTTGTTCTTCCAACACGCTCACTTATCCCTGAAGGCGAAGCGATCTCTCGCTCCGAAGCACCACGAGGCGAGTTGGTGTATTACCTTAAAACCAATGGCTCGCAAAAACCTGAGCGCATGAAATGGCGTGTTCCCACATATATGAACTGGGAAGCACTCAAAGTGATGATGCCCAATAATAGCATTGATGATGTTGCATTAATTTTTAACAGCATCGATCCTTGTATCTCTTGTACCGAGCGTTAA
- a CDS encoding NADH-quinone oxidoreductase subunit C, translating into MKALHQKLNDICTTLKLSCHFETQGDSLWCAIDDKTLFLRIAEILQTLNARVCMITAYKKEDAHELVYHFDLDGIMLNMKLHVSDASVPSITPLFKSADWTERELSELYGITLENHPNPKRLFLDEALKEDLVKEYYSLSFAMSGKVNQELWDKVKAEKGVLHG; encoded by the coding sequence ATGAAAGCCTTACATCAAAAACTGAATGATATTTGCACTACTTTAAAACTAAGTTGTCATTTTGAGACGCAAGGAGATAGTCTTTGGTGCGCCATCGATGACAAAACGCTTTTTCTTCGCATTGCTGAAATTTTGCAAACATTGAATGCACGAGTGTGCATGATAACTGCCTATAAAAAAGAAGATGCCCATGAATTGGTTTATCACTTTGATTTAGATGGCATCATGCTCAATATGAAACTACACGTGAGTGACGCCTCTGTTCCTTCCATTACACCTTTGTTTAAAAGTGCAGACTGGACGGAGAGAGAACTCAGTGAACTTTATGGTATCACCCTTGAAAACCATCCTAATCCAAAACGTCTCTTCTTAGATGAAGCCCTAAAAGAGGATCTTGTCAAAGAGTATTACTCACTCTCTTTTGCAATGAGTGGTAAGGTCAATCAAGAATTATGGGACAAGGTTAAAGCTGAAAAAGGAGTCCTTCATGGATAA
- a CDS encoding 4Fe-4S binding protein codes for MNTYKGKVAFQKDQCVLCQTCAFVCPAGAINISCITPQQSYDFFIWHNTCTLCGNCAYFCPTGAITLSSTLAEATPQSEKYTSVTTNIVEYGTCSKCHEPMINVPKNMLQKGFKNVNEELTALFNLCPTCRRDHTFAKRAL; via the coding sequence ATGAATACCTATAAAGGAAAAGTTGCATTTCAAAAAGACCAGTGTGTTTTGTGCCAAACCTGTGCTTTTGTTTGCCCCGCTGGTGCAATTAATATCTCGTGTATCACGCCACAACAAAGCTACGACTTTTTCATCTGGCACAATACCTGTACCTTATGCGGAAACTGTGCATACTTTTGTCCAACAGGGGCTATAACACTCAGTTCTACACTGGCAGAGGCAACACCACAAAGTGAAAAGTACACCTCAGTTACAACAAATATCGTCGAGTACGGGACCTGTTCAAAATGCCATGAACCAATGATAAATGTTCCAAAAAACATGCTTCAAAAAGGGTTTAAGAATGTGAATGAAGAGCTCACAGCACTTTTTAACCTCTGCCCCACATGCAGGCGTGACCATACTTTTGCAAAGAGAGCCCTCTAA
- a CDS encoding NADH-quinone oxidoreductase subunit B family protein has protein sequence MVDNINVYRINAGSCNGCDVELLASILVPKFGFDSLQCTYTNTPEEANIVIVTGSITTRSKPFLEATLKRLPENKVVVAMGICPVTGGVFRDSYSIEGPLDRFVNVDVNIAGCPPPPQSIVDGLVKACALWKEKVNA, from the coding sequence ATGGTAGATAACATCAACGTTTATCGTATCAATGCAGGTTCCTGCAATGGTTGTGATGTTGAGCTTTTAGCCAGCATCCTTGTTCCAAAATTTGGCTTCGATAGCCTTCAATGCACCTACACGAACACTCCTGAAGAGGCAAATATCGTCATCGTTACAGGATCTATCACCACACGCTCCAAACCTTTCTTAGAAGCAACCCTCAAACGCTTGCCTGAAAATAAAGTAGTTGTCGCTATGGGGATTTGTCCTGTAACGGGTGGTGTCTTTCGAGATAGTTATTCCATCGAAGGACCATTAGATCGTTTTGTCAATGTAGATGTTAATATCGCAGGTTGCCCGCCTCCACCACAAAGTATTGTCGATGGACTTGTTAAAGCCTGTGCACTTTGGAAAGAGAAGGTGAACGCATGA
- a CDS encoding HDIG domain-containing metalloprotein — MPKREEAFALLSAYNGDALVTHGLAVEGTMRYMARKAGEDEELWGIVGLLHDLDYEKFPEQHCHKTAQILREKGYSEEIIRAIMSHGWGICTDVEPQSRMEKTLYAVDELTGLITACALVRPSRSVMDLELSSAKKKYKDARFAAGASREVIQKGADILGVSIDELIVDVITAMREIAPSLRLEMKA, encoded by the coding sequence ATGCCAAAAAGAGAGGAAGCCTTTGCATTACTAAGCGCATATAACGGTGATGCGCTTGTGACACATGGATTAGCGGTTGAGGGAACGATGCGGTATATGGCGCGCAAAGCAGGAGAAGATGAAGAACTGTGGGGTATTGTTGGGCTTTTGCATGATTTGGATTATGAAAAATTTCCTGAACAACACTGTCATAAAACAGCGCAAATTTTGCGAGAAAAAGGCTATAGCGAAGAGATTATCCGTGCTATTATGTCGCATGGCTGGGGCATTTGTACGGATGTTGAACCACAAAGCAGAATGGAAAAAACCCTTTATGCGGTCGATGAACTGACAGGACTCATCACTGCATGTGCGTTGGTTCGCCCAAGTCGCTCGGTCATGGACTTAGAGCTTTCATCGGCTAAGAAGAAATATAAAGATGCGCGTTTTGCCGCAGGAGCGAGTAGAGAAGTCATCCAAAAGGGTGCTGATATATTAGGTGTTAGCATCGATGAACTCATCGTGGATGTCATTACAGCGATGAGAGAAATTGCGCCTAGTTTAAGGCTTGAGATGAAAGCTTAA
- a CDS encoding MFS transporter → MNIHTFRAFQSRNYRLFFAGQSVSLMGTWMQRTAVYWVIYMQTHSAFILGLSVFASQFPSFLLSLLGGAIADRYDRFKVLLFTQFASMLQAIVVTLIVIFTDYSVVELIVLSILLGIINAFDVPARQSLVHYMVEKKEDVGNAIALNSTMVNLARLLGPAFAGFILETFGEGICFMLNSLSFIAVIVSLLMMQLPAHIPQVRTQKMLADLKDGLHYLRSTPSLGILIVLLSLMSLLVLPYTTLFPIIAKETLGGDATIYGYLNSFVGLGALSGAILLASLKANSNLRKLLIIATSCFGLGILFFSLSSTLFFSYLFCTIAGFGMMLHVTIINTLLQTTSDAHMRGRVISYFAMAFFGMQPLGALLIGTISHYLGAAQTLLLEGCAALLIIALFFPYIYKRAKA, encoded by the coding sequence ATGAACATTCACACTTTTAGAGCTTTTCAAAGCCGTAATTATCGACTCTTTTTTGCAGGGCAATCTGTCTCTTTGATGGGAACATGGATGCAGAGAACAGCTGTATATTGGGTTATCTACATGCAAACACATTCTGCCTTTATCCTCGGTCTTAGTGTGTTTGCAAGTCAATTTCCCTCATTTCTCCTCTCACTTCTAGGTGGAGCCATCGCCGATCGTTATGATCGCTTCAAAGTATTACTTTTTACACAGTTTGCATCCATGCTTCAAGCCATTGTTGTCACATTAATTGTTATTTTTACGGATTATTCTGTTGTTGAATTGATCGTTCTTAGTATTCTTTTGGGTATCATCAACGCCTTTGATGTGCCAGCACGACAATCTTTAGTGCATTATATGGTTGAAAAAAAAGAAGATGTTGGCAATGCCATAGCGCTGAACTCAACGATGGTCAATCTTGCACGCCTGCTTGGTCCAGCATTTGCTGGTTTTATACTCGAAACATTTGGTGAAGGTATCTGTTTTATGCTCAATTCCCTTAGTTTCATTGCTGTGATCGTCTCATTACTGATGATGCAACTACCAGCACATATACCGCAAGTACGTACACAAAAAATGCTTGCTGACCTTAAAGATGGGTTGCATTATTTACGATCAACACCTTCGTTAGGCATTCTTATCGTGCTTCTCTCGCTTATGAGCTTGCTCGTACTTCCTTATACGACTTTATTTCCAATTATTGCTAAAGAAACATTGGGTGGGGATGCTACTATTTATGGGTATTTGAATAGTTTTGTGGGTCTTGGAGCATTGAGTGGCGCGATATTATTAGCTTCGTTAAAAGCCAATAGCAACCTTAGAAAACTACTTATCATTGCCACTTCATGTTTTGGGCTCGGTATACTCTTTTTCTCGCTTTCGTCTACCTTATTTTTTTCCTATCTCTTTTGTACCATCGCAGGCTTTGGTATGATGCTTCATGTCACCATCATCAATACACTGCTTCAAACAACATCTGATGCGCATATGAGAGGCAGAGTTATCAGCTATTTTGCGATGGCATTTTTTGGAATGCAACCGCTTGGAGCACTTCTTATAGGAACCATTTCGCATTATCTTGGAGCAGCCCAAACACTTCTTTTGGAGGGTTGCGCTGCACTGTTGATTATCGCGCTATTTTTTCCTTATATTTACAAAAGAGCAAAAGCGTAA
- a CDS encoding lactate utilization protein, with protein sequence MFENFKARAENSGNTEVKRFATTAGALDFIEELFKKEEINNEVGSYAVWADSPILKQFDNQAMAQKFPGLYFEVNKELAKGAKIGITQLKWGLAETGSMAQDSTDIAQRLASALAWIHVAILPTSKIIADIPALMTKMHPKDDKYITLITGASKTADIERVLAIGVHGPERLVIVCVDDLELEGVAS encoded by the coding sequence ATGTTTGAGAATTTTAAAGCAAGAGCTGAAAACTCAGGCAATACTGAAGTAAAACGCTTTGCAACAACGGCTGGGGCGCTTGACTTTATAGAAGAGCTTTTCAAAAAAGAGGAGATAAACAACGAAGTAGGCTCATACGCTGTTTGGGCGGATAGTCCTATTTTAAAGCAGTTTGACAACCAAGCTATGGCGCAAAAGTTTCCTGGTCTTTATTTTGAAGTTAATAAAGAGCTCGCCAAAGGCGCAAAAATTGGCATTACACAGTTGAAATGGGGTTTAGCAGAAACAGGCAGTATGGCACAAGATTCAACTGACATTGCTCAACGCTTAGCATCTGCGCTTGCGTGGATTCACGTAGCCATTCTTCCAACATCAAAAATCATTGCGGATATTCCTGCTTTGATGACAAAGATGCACCCAAAAGATGATAAATACATTACGCTCATTACAGGGGCTAGTAAAACAGCAGATATTGAACGTGTACTTGCCATCGGTGTTCATGGTCCAGAGCGTTTGGTTATAGTGTGTGTCGATGATTTAGAGTTAGAAGGAGTAGCATCATGA